Proteins co-encoded in one Longimicrobiaceae bacterium genomic window:
- a CDS encoding FAD-linked oxidase C-terminal domain-containing protein: MLPVVQTDARTERLERALRERMRGEVRFDAKSRLLYSTDASLYQILPIGVVVPLDAADAEAAIRVAAEEGVPVLPRGGGTALAGQTVGAALVMDFTKHMNRVLELDPERRVARVQPGLRLDRLNRAAAPHGLQFGPDPATIRQCALGGMIGNNSCGARSLVYGKTGDHVHSLRCILADGHCTHFGPVRRDAVAALPGREGELARAVLEVLEPHRQGIAERYPRIPRRVSGYNFDALLEAPELNLAQLIVGSEGTLATVVEAELGLVPVPASRALVLLSFADRFTSFDAVPAILPERGLSALEIVDSRVLRGARELIDFRATAALVSPDALGVLFVEFSGDAGDEVAGLAHDFARRAPSLPGSPQAGVFLGAAEQNAAWALRQAATGLLYRTTATRDIKPQEFVEDTGIPPEKLGAYTRRFEAIVQGHGTSTGFFGHAGQGCLHIRVDLDLKRGRDVKRMQAIASDVAELVVEFGGSLSGEHGDGLARSEFLPLMFGPEIMDLHRKVKHVFDPQGRMNPGKIVGPVQAMSDNLRFGEEYRAASPETWFDYSEDGGWDKAVEKCNGMAICRKLDAGTMCPSFMVTLEEQHATRGRANSLREAMRGNFDGMRSEEVLESLDLCLQCKACKTECPVGVDMARYKAEFLAQHHRETGVPKEALFFGRIHDFARAGSVAPRLANLGSRLFGGLMKRAAHVDPRRKLPELAPQPFRRWFAKREVSGDAGRPVVVLLDDTFHNFFQPGPLAATVTVLERAGFRVKLPDRQVCCGRAAVSKGLLDHGRALQQTLLDTLMPDVEAGAQVVGVEPSCILTLRDELPDLVRDPRAKALAGASVMLEEFLAALPDYRPGRLDRRAVVHGHCHQKAIVGMGPTTEVLGRVEGLDFTVLDSGCCGLAGSFGYEKGHYDVSKAAGERVLFPAVRGAAPDDLVVAPGYSCRTQIGDFCDGRRALHPAELLAMATPEP, from the coding sequence ATGCTTCCCGTAGTCCAGACCGACGCGCGGACCGAGCGCCTGGAGCGCGCCCTGCGCGAGCGCATGCGCGGCGAGGTCCGTTTCGACGCCAAGAGCCGCCTGCTGTACAGCACCGACGCATCGCTGTACCAGATCCTGCCCATCGGCGTCGTAGTCCCCCTCGACGCGGCAGACGCGGAGGCGGCGATCCGCGTGGCGGCCGAGGAGGGCGTGCCCGTGCTGCCCCGCGGCGGCGGCACCGCGCTCGCTGGGCAGACGGTGGGCGCGGCGCTGGTGATGGACTTCACCAAGCACATGAACCGCGTGCTGGAGCTGGACCCCGAGCGCCGCGTGGCCCGCGTGCAGCCGGGGCTGCGGCTGGACCGGCTGAACCGCGCGGCCGCCCCGCACGGCCTCCAGTTTGGCCCAGATCCCGCGACGATCCGCCAGTGCGCACTGGGCGGGATGATCGGCAACAACTCGTGCGGCGCCCGCTCGCTGGTCTACGGCAAGACGGGCGACCACGTCCACTCGCTCCGCTGCATTTTGGCGGATGGGCACTGCACGCACTTCGGGCCCGTGCGCCGCGACGCCGTCGCTGCGCTGCCCGGCCGCGAAGGCGAGCTCGCCCGCGCCGTGCTGGAGGTGCTGGAGCCGCACCGCCAGGGCATCGCCGAGCGCTACCCGCGCATTCCCCGCCGCGTGTCCGGCTACAACTTCGACGCGCTGCTCGAGGCGCCGGAGCTGAACCTGGCGCAGCTCATCGTGGGCTCCGAGGGCACGCTGGCGACCGTGGTCGAGGCCGAGCTGGGCCTCGTTCCGGTCCCCGCCAGCCGCGCGCTCGTGCTGCTCAGCTTCGCCGACCGCTTCACCTCGTTCGACGCGGTGCCCGCCATCCTGCCGGAGCGCGGGCTTTCCGCGCTGGAGATCGTGGACTCGCGCGTGCTGCGCGGCGCCCGCGAGCTGATCGACTTCCGCGCCACCGCCGCGCTCGTGTCTCCCGACGCGCTGGGCGTGCTCTTCGTGGAGTTCTCCGGCGACGCGGGCGACGAGGTCGCCGGGCTGGCGCACGACTTCGCCCGGCGCGCTCCGTCGCTGCCGGGCTCGCCGCAGGCCGGCGTCTTCCTGGGCGCGGCGGAGCAGAACGCCGCGTGGGCACTGCGGCAGGCCGCGACGGGGCTGCTGTACCGGACGACGGCCACGCGCGACATCAAGCCGCAGGAGTTCGTGGAGGACACCGGCATCCCGCCGGAGAAGCTGGGCGCGTACACCCGGCGCTTCGAGGCCATCGTGCAGGGCCACGGCACGTCTACCGGCTTCTTCGGGCACGCGGGCCAGGGCTGCCTGCACATCCGCGTGGACCTGGACCTGAAGCGCGGTCGCGACGTGAAGCGCATGCAGGCCATCGCCAGCGACGTGGCCGAGCTGGTGGTGGAGTTCGGCGGCTCGCTGAGCGGCGAGCACGGCGACGGCCTGGCGCGCAGCGAGTTCCTGCCGCTCATGTTCGGGCCGGAGATCATGGACCTGCACCGCAAGGTCAAGCACGTCTTCGACCCGCAGGGCCGCATGAACCCGGGCAAGATCGTGGGGCCCGTGCAGGCGATGAGCGACAACCTGCGCTTCGGCGAAGAGTACCGCGCCGCATCTCCCGAAACGTGGTTCGACTACTCGGAAGACGGGGGATGGGACAAGGCGGTGGAGAAGTGCAACGGCATGGCCATCTGCCGCAAGCTGGACGCGGGGACGATGTGCCCCTCGTTCATGGTCACGCTCGAGGAGCAGCACGCCACCCGCGGCCGCGCCAACTCCCTGCGCGAGGCCATGCGCGGCAACTTCGACGGGATGAGGAGCGAGGAGGTGCTGGAGTCGCTGGACCTGTGCCTCCAGTGCAAGGCGTGCAAGACGGAGTGCCCCGTGGGCGTGGACATGGCGCGCTACAAGGCCGAGTTCCTGGCCCAGCACCACCGCGAAACGGGCGTGCCCAAGGAGGCGCTCTTCTTCGGGCGCATCCACGACTTCGCGCGCGCGGGCTCGGTCGCGCCGCGGCTCGCCAACCTGGGCAGCCGCCTCTTCGGCGGGCTGATGAAGCGCGCCGCGCACGTGGACCCGCGCCGCAAGCTGCCCGAGCTGGCGCCGCAGCCCTTCCGCCGCTGGTTCGCCAAGCGCGAGGTTTCGGGAGATGCGGGGCGGCCGGTGGTCGTGCTCCTCGACGACACCTTCCACAACTTCTTCCAGCCCGGCCCGCTGGCCGCGACCGTGACGGTGCTGGAGCGCGCCGGCTTCCGCGTGAAGCTGCCGGACCGCCAGGTTTGCTGCGGGCGCGCCGCCGTCAGCAAGGGCCTGCTGGATCACGGCCGCGCCCTCCAGCAGACGCTGCTGGACACGCTGATGCCGGACGTGGAGGCGGGCGCGCAGGTCGTCGGCGTCGAGCCCAGCTGCATCCTCACCCTGCGCGACGAGCTGCCCGACCTCGTCCGCGACCCCCGCGCGAAGGCGCTGGCCGGCGCCTCAGTGATGCTGGAGGAGTTCCTCGCCGCGCTCCCGGACTACCGGCCTGGGCGCCTGGACCGCCGCGCCGTCGTCCACGGCCACTGCCACCAGAAGGCCATCGTCGGCATGGGCCCGACGACGGAGGTGCTGGGGCGGGTCGAGGGGCTGGACTTCACGGTGCTGGATTCGGGATGTTGCGGGCTGGCCGGCTCGTTCGGGTACGAGAAGGGGCACTACGATGTGTCGAAGGCCGCGGGCGAGCGCGTCCTCTTCCCCGCCGTCCGCGGCGCCGCGCCGGACGACCTCGTCGTCGCCCCGGGCTACTCCTGCCGCACCCAGATCGGCGACTTCTGCGACGGTCGCCGCGCCCTCCACCCCGCCGAGCTCCTGGCGATGGCCACGCCGGAGCCGTGA
- a CDS encoding diacylglycerol kinase family protein: MTAIPILCNEKAGAGTRAEDELREAFAGSALRYVLRPVPADELAEAARGLSASGTPVVGVSGGDGTVSTVAGELAGTGTALAVFPGGTLNHFAVALGVDTFPAAVEAIEARREERIDVGEVNGRVFVNGMSIGMYPRQLRIREKWQGRVGKWIAAAIAGAAVLGDFPRDRVVVRAPGMKETAFTPLLWVGPGEGSFRNPTEEPRDLRSGKLELVVIAAASRARLLRIGLRAVMHNGDGLSVCRAEKDCAVHLLEEFTLTSPPRLALDAGIDGELVPLDTPLEFRIRKAALKVFRGLGGAATEGA, translated from the coding sequence ATGACGGCCATCCCCATCCTTTGCAACGAGAAGGCCGGCGCGGGCACACGCGCCGAAGACGAGCTCCGCGAGGCCTTCGCGGGCTCGGCGCTGCGCTACGTGCTGCGCCCCGTGCCCGCGGACGAGCTGGCCGAGGCCGCCCGCGGGCTGTCGGCCTCGGGCACGCCGGTGGTGGGCGTCTCGGGCGGCGACGGCACGGTCTCCACCGTGGCGGGCGAGCTGGCGGGCACCGGCACGGCGCTGGCCGTCTTCCCGGGCGGCACGCTGAACCACTTCGCCGTCGCGCTGGGCGTGGACACCTTCCCCGCGGCGGTGGAGGCCATCGAGGCGCGCCGCGAGGAGCGGATCGACGTGGGCGAGGTGAACGGCCGCGTGTTCGTGAACGGGATGTCCATCGGCATGTACCCGCGGCAGCTGCGCATCCGCGAGAAGTGGCAGGGGCGGGTGGGGAAGTGGATCGCGGCGGCCATCGCGGGCGCGGCGGTGCTGGGCGACTTCCCGCGCGACCGGGTGGTGGTTCGCGCGCCCGGGATGAAGGAGACGGCGTTCACGCCGCTCCTGTGGGTGGGGCCGGGCGAGGGCAGCTTCCGCAACCCCACCGAGGAGCCGCGCGACCTGCGCTCGGGCAAGCTGGAGCTGGTGGTGATCGCCGCGGCGTCGCGCGCGCGGCTGCTGCGCATCGGCCTGCGCGCGGTGATGCACAACGGCGACGGGCTGAGCGTGTGCCGCGCCGAGAAGGACTGCGCCGTGCACCTGCTGGAGGAGTTCACGCTGACATCGCCGCCGCGCCTTGCGCTGGACGCCGGCATCGATGGCGAGCTGGTGCCGCTGGACACGCCCCTGGAGTTCCGGATTCGGAAGGCAGCGCTGAAGGTATTCCGGGGCTTGGGTGGCGCTGCGACGGAAGGAGCGTGA
- a CDS encoding lysophospholipid acyltransferase family protein produces the protein MGLYLYGMRRLISIWIWISTALVALLWLPWLTVVYVFTAPRDPGRYVVGRWFRRAAVTAVALNPLWKFRTSGVRIRDPRRPYVAVANHESFADIFLISHLPWEMKWLSKEAIFKIPVMGWMMKMAGDVEVRRGERTSRAQALDDCRDRLLKKVSVMIMPEGTRSPTGELLPFKDGAFRLAVELGCPILPIAVAGTRGAMPKGSLLFSRARAEARVLAPVETAGLSAADVPALRERVREMIGEAREALFRELAGDVPPVLAHT, from the coding sequence GTGGGCCTTTATCTTTACGGCATGCGCAGACTGATCTCCATCTGGATCTGGATCTCCACCGCGCTGGTGGCCCTGCTGTGGCTGCCCTGGCTGACGGTGGTCTATGTCTTCACCGCGCCGCGCGACCCGGGCCGCTACGTGGTGGGCCGCTGGTTCCGCCGGGCCGCCGTGACCGCCGTGGCGCTCAACCCGCTGTGGAAGTTCCGCACCTCGGGCGTGCGCATCCGCGACCCGCGGCGGCCGTACGTGGCGGTGGCGAACCACGAGAGCTTCGCCGACATCTTCCTCATCTCGCACCTGCCGTGGGAGATGAAGTGGCTGTCCAAGGAGGCCATCTTCAAGATCCCCGTGATGGGGTGGATGATGAAGATGGCGGGCGACGTGGAGGTGCGCCGCGGCGAGCGCACCAGCCGCGCGCAGGCGCTGGACGACTGCCGCGACCGGCTGCTCAAGAAGGTCTCGGTGATGATCATGCCCGAGGGCACGCGCTCGCCCACGGGCGAGCTGCTGCCGTTCAAGGACGGCGCGTTCCGGCTGGCGGTGGAGCTGGGCTGCCCCATCCTGCCCATCGCGGTGGCGGGCACGCGCGGCGCCATGCCCAAGGGCTCGCTGCTCTTCAGCCGTGCCCGCGCCGAGGCGCGCGTGCTGGCCCCGGTGGAGACCGCCGGCCTCAGCGCCGCGGACGTGCCCGCCCTGCGCGAGCGCGTGCGCGAGATGATCGGCGAGGCGCGCGAGGCGCTGTTCCGCGAGCTGGCCGGCGACGTCCCGCCCGTCCTCGCCCACACCTGA
- a CDS encoding DinB family protein, with translation MSDLNSLVSQMLVDALHGKGSHVDTLGALEGLKWMDAGERPGRVRHSVYRTLNHMTFWQDLYVKRMRGEVVHGPEHAAGGWPGPEEPGSSRHWAAALERFRTGLEAMVEQARTGDLERVVDEKNGTTAVEAIHIIAAHNSYHLGQIVLLRRSQGAWPPPGGGDTW, from the coding sequence ATGTCCGACCTGAACTCGCTGGTCTCGCAGATGCTGGTGGACGCCCTGCACGGCAAGGGCTCGCACGTGGACACGCTGGGGGCCCTGGAGGGCCTCAAGTGGATGGACGCGGGCGAGCGGCCCGGCCGCGTCCGCCACTCGGTGTACCGCACGCTCAACCACATGACCTTCTGGCAGGACCTGTACGTCAAGCGCATGCGCGGCGAGGTCGTGCACGGGCCGGAGCACGCCGCGGGCGGCTGGCCGGGGCCGGAGGAGCCGGGTAGCTCGCGCCACTGGGCCGCGGCGCTGGAGCGGTTCCGCACGGGGCTGGAGGCGATGGTGGAGCAGGCGCGGACCGGCGACCTGGAGCGCGTGGTGGACGAGAAGAACGGCACCACGGCGGTGGAGGCCATCCACATCATCGCGGCGCACAACAGCTACCACCTGGGGCAGATCGTGCTGCTGCGGCGCTCGCAGGGCGCGTGGCCCCCTCCGGGAGGCGGCGACACGTGGTGA
- a CDS encoding DUF3667 domain-containing protein gives MVKQIARRIPLWKVAPVVVDPLTSPVTDGQPLPAGDPCANCGDVTPGNYCRHCGQARRVVHVSLREMLVDFLDDQLALNSKLPVSAVYLLARPGFLTQEYLRGRIASYIRPLRLYLASSVLFFLVLSIVTSGNDAFEVKSQSRATVGTLSDSLHNLVSDSIAAHTPAARAPAAPPVPRGGPQVRLGRSAGGPHMNLNVPDTTRLPDWAKPLGRRAVQQQARLNAMTPSEALRTFVGGLEQNAPKAIFVLLPVFAFILKLLYARCNRLYVEHFVFTLHVHAFAFLLFTATLLTSQPGVTAALCLWFFVYLFWAMKRVYRQSFMKTAVKYVALGWGYGFAMSIALVLTAAVTALTV, from the coding sequence GTGGTGAAGCAGATCGCCCGGCGCATCCCGCTGTGGAAGGTGGCGCCGGTGGTGGTGGACCCCCTCACCAGCCCGGTCACCGACGGGCAGCCCCTGCCCGCCGGCGACCCGTGCGCCAACTGCGGCGACGTGACGCCCGGCAACTACTGCCGGCACTGCGGCCAGGCGCGCCGCGTGGTGCACGTGTCGCTGCGCGAGATGCTGGTCGACTTCCTGGACGACCAGCTTGCGCTCAACTCCAAGCTGCCCGTGTCTGCGGTGTACCTGCTGGCGCGGCCGGGCTTCCTCACGCAGGAGTACCTGCGGGGGCGAATCGCCAGCTACATCCGGCCGCTGCGGCTGTACCTGGCGTCGAGCGTGCTCTTCTTCCTGGTGCTGTCCATCGTCACCAGCGGCAACGACGCGTTCGAGGTGAAGTCGCAGAGCCGCGCCACGGTGGGCACGCTGTCGGACTCGCTGCACAACCTCGTGAGCGACTCGATCGCGGCCCATACGCCGGCAGCGCGCGCGCCCGCGGCGCCCCCCGTGCCGCGCGGCGGCCCGCAGGTCCGCCTGGGCCGCAGCGCCGGCGGGCCGCACATGAACCTGAACGTGCCGGACACGACGCGGCTGCCGGACTGGGCCAAGCCGCTGGGCCGCCGCGCGGTGCAGCAGCAGGCGCGGCTCAACGCCATGACCCCCAGCGAGGCGCTACGCACCTTCGTGGGCGGGCTGGAGCAGAACGCGCCCAAGGCCATCTTCGTGCTGCTCCCCGTGTTCGCGTTCATCCTCAAGCTGCTGTACGCGCGGTGCAACCGGCTGTACGTGGAGCACTTCGTGTTCACGCTGCACGTGCACGCCTTCGCGTTCCTGCTCTTCACGGCCACGCTGCTCACCAGCCAGCCGGGCGTGACCGCGGCGCTCTGCCTGTGGTTCTTCGTCTACCTGTTCTGGGCGATGAAGCGCGTGTACCGCCAGTCGTTCATGAAGACGGCGGTCAAGTACGTGGCGCTGGGCTGGGGCTACGGCTTCGCCATGAGCATCGCGCTGGTCCTCACCGCGGCCGTCACCGCCCTCACCGTCTGA
- the msrP gene encoding protein-methionine-sulfoxide reductase catalytic subunit MsrP, producing MLIKRPSDIPSSEITDERTYLNRRQFLAAAGMAAAAAAVPASLSASAGGGAAADDPTPYKDVTSYNNFYEFGTDKSDPAENAPGLLHTRPWTVTIDGLVRKPGRYAFDDLVKPYRVESHVYRHRCVEAWSMVIPWNGIPLRQILARAEPTPGARFVEFTTLLDPRQMPGQQRDVLDWPYVEGLRMDEAMHPLTLIATGLYNRPLLAQNGAPLRLVVPWKYGFKGIKSILRIRLTDRQPATAWNKAAPNEYGFYANVNPQVDHPRWSQARERRIGDFFKRATLPFNGYGDQVASLYRGMDLRRNF from the coding sequence ATGCTCATCAAGCGTCCCAGCGACATTCCCTCGTCGGAGATCACGGACGAGCGGACGTACCTGAACCGCCGGCAGTTCCTGGCCGCGGCGGGCATGGCGGCCGCGGCCGCGGCGGTGCCGGCGTCGCTCTCCGCATCGGCGGGCGGCGGGGCGGCCGCGGACGACCCCACGCCGTACAAGGACGTCACCAGCTACAACAACTTCTACGAGTTCGGCACCGACAAGAGCGACCCGGCCGAGAACGCGCCGGGCCTGCTGCACACACGCCCGTGGACGGTGACCATCGACGGGCTGGTGCGGAAGCCGGGCCGCTACGCCTTCGACGACCTGGTGAAGCCGTACCGCGTGGAGAGCCACGTGTACCGCCACCGCTGCGTGGAGGCGTGGTCGATGGTGATCCCGTGGAACGGCATCCCCCTGCGGCAGATCCTGGCGCGGGCCGAGCCGACGCCGGGCGCGCGCTTCGTGGAGTTCACCACGCTGCTGGACCCGCGGCAGATGCCCGGCCAGCAGCGCGACGTGCTGGACTGGCCGTACGTGGAAGGACTGCGGATGGACGAGGCCATGCACCCGCTCACCCTCATCGCCACGGGCCTGTACAACCGCCCGCTGCTGGCGCAGAACGGGGCGCCGCTGCGCCTGGTGGTGCCGTGGAAGTACGGCTTCAAGGGCATCAAGTCCATCCTGCGCATCCGCCTGACCGACAGGCAGCCGGCGACGGCCTGGAACAAGGCGGCGCCCAACGAATACGGCTTCTACGCGAACGTGAACCCGCAGGTGGACCACCCGCGCTGGAGCCAGGCACGCGAGCGCCGCATCGGCGATTTCTTCAAGCGCGCCACGCTGCCCTTCAACGGCTACGGCGACCAGGTCGCGTCGCTGTACCGCGGCATGGACCTGCGCAGGAACTTCTAG
- a CDS encoding protein-methionine-sulfoxide reductase heme-binding subunit MsrQ, which yields MAKPSGAEGLARRAAKPVMWVLCLLPLALILWDGFHGGLSAEPIKEVTHRTGKTALILLMVTLAVTPLRGLGAWNYLVQLRRPLGLFAFFYAVLHFSIYLTDQGFDPGFIVEDIVKHPYVTVGFTALLLLVPLAVTSTKASIKRLGGKRWQRLHRLVYVAAGLGVVHFYWLVKKDVREPLIFAAVFATLMAFRLPLLKRRPQPAPRSRAPRDAPAREADRAAG from the coding sequence GTGGCGAAGCCGTCCGGCGCCGAAGGGCTGGCGAGGCGCGCGGCCAAGCCGGTGATGTGGGTCCTGTGCCTGCTGCCGCTCGCCCTCATCCTTTGGGACGGCTTCCACGGCGGGCTAAGCGCCGAGCCCATCAAGGAGGTCACGCACCGCACGGGCAAGACCGCGCTGATCCTGCTGATGGTGACGCTGGCGGTCACGCCGCTGCGGGGGCTGGGCGCGTGGAACTACCTCGTCCAGCTCCGCCGGCCGCTGGGACTGTTCGCGTTCTTCTACGCGGTGCTCCACTTCTCCATCTACCTGACGGACCAGGGCTTCGACCCCGGCTTCATCGTGGAGGACATCGTGAAGCACCCGTACGTGACGGTGGGCTTCACGGCGCTGCTGCTGCTCGTGCCGCTGGCGGTCACGTCCACGAAGGCTTCGATCAAGCGGCTGGGCGGGAAGAGGTGGCAGCGGCTGCACCGGCTGGTGTACGTGGCTGCGGGGCTGGGCGTGGTGCACTTCTACTGGCTGGTGAAGAAGGACGTGCGCGAGCCGTTGATCTTCGCCGCCGTCTTCGCTACCCTCATGGCGTTCCGCCTGCCGCTGCTGAAGCGGCGTCCGCAGCCCGCGCCGCGCTCCCGTGCACCCCGCGACGCACCCGCCCGCGAGGCCGACCGGGCCGCCGGCTGA
- a CDS encoding DUF1801 domain-containing protein has protein sequence MKKAATTEGESPSRLIDARIEELGDWRGETLARVRALINEADPQVVEEWKWRGVPVWSHDGLICTGETYKSVVKLTFAKGASLDDPSGLFNSSLEGNTRRAIDIREGEAIDEDAFKTLIRAAAALNASSAR, from the coding sequence ATGAAAAAGGCCGCAACGACCGAGGGCGAGTCCCCTTCTCGGCTGATCGACGCGAGGATCGAGGAGCTGGGCGACTGGAGGGGCGAGACGCTCGCCCGCGTTCGCGCACTCATCAACGAGGCCGACCCACAGGTGGTCGAGGAGTGGAAGTGGCGAGGCGTTCCGGTCTGGTCTCACGACGGGCTGATCTGCACCGGCGAGACGTACAAGAGCGTCGTGAAGCTGACTTTCGCGAAGGGCGCTTCGCTCGACGACCCTTCGGGGCTGTTCAACTCCAGCCTCGAAGGCAACACCCGGCGCGCCATCGACATCCGCGAGGGTGAGGCGATCGATGAGGATGCCTTCAAGACGCTGATACGTGCCGCCGCCGCCCTGAACGCATCGTCCGCCCGGTAG
- a CDS encoding DoxX family protein yields MKRGKGITTGYWVATSVFALQMGFTAYAQLRLPQVAEAFTHLGFPAYFRVELSWLKLAGILVLLLPAPDRLKEWAYAGFAITLGSALVAHLSVGDGAPQWSWAAGTAVLWALSYFFFRKLTPGDGRATLEAR; encoded by the coding sequence ATGAAGCGAGGCAAGGGCATCACCACCGGCTACTGGGTCGCCACGTCGGTCTTCGCGCTGCAGATGGGCTTCACCGCCTATGCCCAGCTCCGCCTTCCCCAGGTCGCCGAGGCCTTCACCCACCTCGGCTTCCCCGCGTACTTCCGGGTCGAGCTGTCGTGGCTCAAGCTGGCGGGGATTCTCGTGCTCCTCCTCCCCGCTCCCGACCGGCTCAAGGAGTGGGCGTACGCGGGTTTCGCCATCACCCTGGGCTCCGCCCTCGTCGCCCACCTCTCCGTGGGGGACGGTGCGCCGCAGTGGAGCTGGGCCGCGGGTACGGCCGTGCTCTGGGCACTGTCGTACTTCTTCTTCCGGAAGCTGACGCCTGGAGATGGCCGCGCCACGCTCGAGGCGCGCTAG
- a CDS encoding SRPBCC domain-containing protein: protein MTAIDKTAPSQTEAISFEFDLHHSPEKVWRALTDPVLLTEWLLPVAGLQLDPGAAFTFKAPPQPGWDGMVNCRFLEIEAHRKLSYTWVVGGMDTVVTFTLTPTESGTRLTLVQSGFQPHQKQNFGGARYGWRLMGGRLVDLLASIP, encoded by the coding sequence ATGACTGCCATCGACAAGACCGCGCCATCGCAGACCGAAGCCATCTCGTTCGAGTTCGATCTGCATCATTCGCCCGAGAAGGTGTGGCGCGCGCTCACCGACCCCGTGCTGCTCACGGAGTGGCTCCTGCCCGTTGCCGGTCTACAGCTCGATCCGGGGGCCGCGTTCACGTTCAAGGCGCCGCCGCAGCCCGGATGGGACGGCATGGTGAATTGCCGGTTCCTAGAGATCGAAGCGCACAGGAAGCTCAGCTACACGTGGGTCGTGGGCGGCATGGACACCGTGGTGACGTTCACGCTCACCCCCACCGAGTCGGGCACGCGCCTGACCCTCGTGCAGTCCGGCTTCCAGCCGCACCAGAAGCAGAACTTCGGCGGCGCGCGGTACGGTTGGAGGCTGATGGGCGGGAGGCTCGTGGACCTGCTCGCGAGCATCCCGTGA
- a CDS encoding metalloregulator ArsR/SmtB family transcription factor: MQRAAAVEGKIFQALADPSRRAIFESLTHGEAAVKDLTARFDISQPAVSQHLAALREAGLVNARREGRCVYYRVQPQGMKPLIDWIAHYRAFWTEHVDRLEQLLEKMDE; encoded by the coding sequence ATGCAGAGAGCGGCGGCGGTCGAAGGCAAGATATTCCAGGCGCTGGCGGACCCCAGCCGCCGGGCGATCTTCGAGTCGCTCACGCACGGCGAAGCGGCGGTGAAGGACCTCACGGCGCGCTTCGACATCTCGCAGCCGGCGGTCTCGCAGCATCTCGCCGCCTTGAGAGAGGCGGGCCTGGTGAACGCCCGGCGCGAGGGGCGCTGCGTCTACTACCGCGTGCAGCCGCAGGGAATGAAGCCGCTCATCGACTGGATCGCGCACTACCGCGCCTTCTGGACGGAGCACGTCGACCGCCTCGAACAGCTGCTGGAGAAGATGGACGAATGA